CTCTATTGATGATTTAGAGTTATTTGCTTACAAAAGATTAGAGAATACTAGAAATGTCTCAAGGATAGCACCTATGATGGGTTTAATAGCTACCCTTATCCCTTTAGGACCTGCATTAAAAGCATTAACCGACGGAAATATACAAGGGATGAGTGAAGGGCTTATAATAGCCTTTTCAGGAGTTACCCTTGGTCTTATAGCAGCCTCTATGGCATTTTGGATAGGTAATGTCAGAAAAAGATGGTATGCGGATGAAATCTTGTATATAGACTCTCAGAAGGCTACATAATGGCACTAAAACTACTACATGAAGACGATGATTCAAACCCAATGAATTCAGTTATTAATCTTATAGATGTTTTTTTGGTTCTTATTGCGGCACTTTTAATAATCATATCTCAAAATCCTCTTAATCCTTTTTCGAGCGATGACGTTACGGTTATAAAAAATGCAGGAAAAAAAGATATGCAAATAATGGTCAAAAAAGGCAAAGAGATAAAAGAATATAAATCAACCGGCAATATAGGCGAAGGAAACGGTGTTAAAGCCGGAGTGTCTTATAAAATGGAAGACGGTTCTTTTGTTTACGTACCCAATGAAAAAGGAAAAAAATAGTGAAAAATTTTATATTTATATTTATACTTTTAAGCAGCTTTTTAAATGCTGATAAAAATTTACCCGCAAAACAAAGAGCAGAAGTTTTAATTATATCCACCACAATGGGTAAAAATCGTCAAGAAAGAAAAGCCAAACTTTTAAGCGAACAGTTAAAGCCGTATAACATAAGCTCGGAAATTATTTTTGATATAAAAAAAGAAAATGCTAAAGATATTTTATCCAAAAGAAGACTTATTATAGTAGATGCTCTTGATGGAAAAGGCGGAGTAGCAAGACTTTTAAGACAATACGAAGACATTATTGAAGATTTAAAAATTCCGTATATAGCGTTAAAATTAAATTATGAAAAATACGGAAATATGGAAGATAATTTTGCTAAAAAATTATTAGCATATTTTGGCGAAGCAGGAAAATACAACTATGCCCAAGGTGCAGCGTTGTTAGCTAAGAAGTATTTTGGATTTAACACAAACCCTCAGCCAGTACACAAACTCGGCAAAACAGGTATTTATCATCCGACAAAGGGTAAGGGTACGTTTAAAAACTTGGATGAGTATTTAAAAACACTTAGTGAAAAAGAGAGATCTCAACCAAAAATCGCAATAGCACTGCATCAGCAAAATATTGCATCCGATGATACGGCTATAGTCGATTATGCAATCGATAAATTAAACAAAGCCGGCATAACCCCTATAGCTTTTTACACTGAAGTCGGCGAAGATGATTTTGCGGGAAAACGCTTTTTTATAAAAGACGGGAAAGTGCTTGTTGACTTAGTACTCTCTTTTCAAGTTATGATAATGGATCAAGAGAAGCTAAAAAAAGACTATACGGACATTGGACTAAAAGTTATGCACGGTATGGTTTACCGTCAAGGTGAAAAAACCGAGTGGGAAAAAGACAAGCAGGGAATCTCAATGAATTGGATACCGATGAGTTACGTAATTCCTGAACACATAGGTTATACGGACCAGATGATAATAGCTGCACTTGATAAGGAGAGTAAAAAAACGACACCGATAGAGTATCAGTTAGATATGTTTATGAAAATAGCTATAAACAACTCAAAGCTAAAACAAAAACACAACAAAGATAAAAATATAGCTATTTTTTACTATAACTATCCTCCGGGTGTAAACAATTTCGGTGCCTCATATATGAAATATCCCGAATCTATTGAAAATATTTTAGATAATATGCAAAAAGCCGGTTATAAAACACAAAGTAAAAAAGCAGATTTTTTTATAAAAGAACTTCCTAAATCTATGGCTTATTATTACCAAAATACTTTATATGATGAAAAATATGCAGATTTATTACCATACAGTGAATATATGAAATGGTTTTATAAACTGCCCTTAGAGATTCAAAAACAGATAAATAAAGCTTGGGGTAAACCTCAAAACAACCAGTTTGTTATCCATAAAAACTCTAAAAAATATTTCATAATACCTAGATATAAACTAGGAAACGTAACTTTGCTCCCTCAACCGAGTCGTTCAAATTATAATGATAAAAATAACGAAGCCGCTTTGTATCACGATACTTCAAAACCTGTCCCGCATCACTATCTAGCCGTATATCTGTACGTAAAAAAACAAAACGATGCAGTAGTACATTTAGGAACTCACGGGACATATGAATGGACATATGGAAAAGAAAGAGGTCTTAGTATATATGATTCTCCCCTTTTAAGCGTAGGGGAAATTCCAAATATATACCCGTATATTACAAATAATCTTGCTGAGGGAATTCAGGCAAAAAGACGTGGACGTGCTACTTTAATCTCTCATCAGACTCCGCCTTTTGGAGCAAGCGGGACATACAAAGAGTTAAGCGATATTATGGATTTGATAAACCAGTATCAACAAAGCACAGATGCAGTAAAAGAAAAAACAAAAACAAAACTAATAGATTTGGTTATAAAAATGAATCTTCATAAAGATATGAAATATACAAAAGAGAAGATGCAAACTCAAACAGAAGTTTTTGTGGCTGATTTGTATGACTATTTAAACGGTTTAAGCACTACCTTAACACCACTGGGGATGCATAAGTACGGTTCGTATCCAAACGATGACCATATGGTTCAAACTCTTATGTCTATGCTTGGAGATGCTTATATAAAAGCAACACAAGGCGAGAAAGGATTAAGCGGAATCAACTACAAAGATTTAAATAAGACAAATGCATATCAAACAATACAAAAGTTTGTAATTGAGAAAGAATCCAAAGAAAATTTAGATTCATCTTTATTACCTTTTATAGAAACGGCAAAAGTATATAGAGATAATTTTATAAATAATCAAGAGATAAAATCTTTGTTAAAAGGTTTAAACGCACAGTATATCCCGACAAGTGTTGGCGGTGATCCAGTGAGGAGTCCGGAGTCTGTTCCTACGGGTAAAAATATGTACGGATTTGATCCAGACCGTATTCCGACCGAAGCTGCATACGATACCGGAAAAAAAATCATGAAAGAGTATATACAAAATTATTATGCAACTCACGGGAAATATCCGGACAAAATCAGTTTTAACCTTTGGTCACTAGAAACTATGCGTCACTTTGGGGTACTTGAATCTCAAATACTATATGCTATGGGAATCAAGCCTATTTGGAGTAAAGGAGGAATAAGCGATGAAATGGTTCAAAGCATGGCAAAAGGAATTCTTGCAGGATTTTTAAGTGAAGATTTTGCAACATGGCTTAGTAAATTTGTAACGGTTGAAAGAATTAAAACATTTGATTTTTTAATGCCTGAATCTATGAAAAAGAAATTTTATATGGCTTTAAAAATGGGTCGCGGAAAGATAAGCGGTGTTGAAATTATTCCATATGGAGATTTAAAACGCCCACGTGTTGACGTAGTTGTCCAAGCTACAGGTCTTTACAGAGATACATTTCCAAATGTTATGAAACTTATTCAAGATGGAGTTGAAAAGATATCTACACTCAAAGAGGAACATAACTATGTTAGAGAACATACCTTAAGTCTGGAGAAAATGCTTTTAGAAAAAGGTTACAGCGATAAAGATGCAAAATATCTATCAACAGCAAGAATGTTCTCGGCAAAAAGCGGTGAATACGGAAACGGTGTATCAGATACCGCTATGGCAACCGAAACTTGGGAAGAAGAGAATAAAATAGCCACAAACTATCTAAGAAAATCCGGTTATATATATGGTTCTGACACGTCGCGTTGGGGTGAGAAGCTTGAAGATACAGATCTTTTTGCACAAAACCTAAAGGGAAGTGATGCAGTTATGTTCTCTCGAACGTCAAACTTATACGGCATGATGACCTCGGATGACCCTTATGGATATTTTGGTTCAATGGCACTTGCTATTAGAAGCATAGACGGAAACTCCCCACAGATGTTAATCTCAAATCTACGTGATCCAAACAATGCAAAGATGCAAAACGTAAGCGAGTTTATTTCAAACGAACTTCGTACCAGATACTACAATCCAAAATGGATTGAAGAGATGCAAAAAAGCGGTTACAGCGGAGCAAACCAAGTTTTAGACGTCGTAAATAATTTTTGGGGTTGGCAAGTGGTATATCCTGATGGTGTACGTTCGGACCAATGGCAGGAATTTGTTGATATCTATTATGACGATAAATACGACATGAAAATGGATGAATGGTTTGAAAAAACAAATCCTACGGTACGCGCGCAAATGGCAGAAGTAATGCTTGAAGCTATAAGAAAAGGATATTTTCAAACAGATGCAAAGACTATAAAAAAGCTTGTAGAAACACTTGAAGATATCTCAAAAAGATTTAATCACAAAAGCGAAAATAAAAAACTTAACGAATTTATAAAAGCACAAAAATCAGTAGGTTACGGTCTAAGCATACCGGTTGCAAAACCTGTAGCAAAGGCTAAAGCAAATGCGAATAAACCGGTAGTTAAAGCAAAACCGAAAATTAAAGGTCAAAAACTAGAAGAGGTTAAAAAAGAACAAAAAGAAAAAACTGACTATTCGGAAATTTTACTTTACTCTTTTTTAGCATTTTTAATTTTAATCGGAATTTTTTACGAAATGAGAAACAACTTTAAAACAAGGCATTTAAAATGATTAAATTTCCGTTATCGATAGCTTTATTATCATCTCTGCTTTTAAGTGATGTTTTAGAAACAATAGAAGTAACTACCGGAACAAGGACTGCAAAAATATTAAGCGAAGCTCCTATAAAAACCGAAGTAGTAAGCCAAGAAGATATTGAAAAAACACACGCTAGAGATATAAGCGATGCTATAAAAAATATCCCTGGTTTAATTATAAAAGAAACTCACGGAAAACAGGGACAAAGTGTTTGGATGCAAGGTTTTGATTCAGATAGAATATTAGTTTTAATAGATGGCGAGCCTATGACAAGCTCACTTGGGAGTACCGTTGATTTAAGCCAATTAAGCACGAGTGATATTGCATCTATTGAGATAATAAAGGGTGCGGCATCAGCACTTTACGGTTCTCAAGCTATGGGCGGAGTAATAAATATCAAAACCAAAAAACCTAAAGAAGGCTTGACAAATAAAATAAAAATAGAAGCTGGTACATACGCTGACAAATCTCCAAATGACAGACCCGTTGGATTAATTGGGGCATCTACTAGCTACAAAACAAAAGAGTATTTAGCCAGTGCATATGTAGATTATTTACATGAGAGCGGTGTAGTTTTAAATGATGCCTCCACTTATGACTTACCAAAAAGAAACAGAATAAATTTCAATAGCGAATATCGCACGCTAGGCAAACATCAATTTTATATTAAACCTAGATATTATTATGAAGATACGTATAAACCTTTTACTAGTTTTGCGCCGGGAATCGGTGATGTAAACGAACTAAGAGAAGAAGACGTAAATAAATTTCGACTTAGTATGGGAAGCGAAAGTGAACTACAAAACTTAGATAAACTCAAAACATCTATTTTTGCCGAAAGGTATGAATCAAATTCATACCAAGATAAAATTCTAACGTCTTATGTCGAATCTTCTAGATATGCAACGATTGACTTGGTTCAGGCAGAAACTCAATACGATACGATTTTAAACGATACGCATATACTTACAATGGGGATGCAAGCAAGATATAATGCTTTGGAGCAGACCACGACAAAAGGGCAAGCCGGCGGTTCTGTTTCATCTGACGAAATGAACGGGGATGCATCTGCATATGCTGTTGAGGGTTATATTCAAGACGATTGGTTCATATATGATAACCTAGAATTTTTACCCGGTCTTAGATACCAATATGACAGTGATTTTGGTTCATACCTCTCTCCGAAACTATCTTTATTTTATACTCCGTATAATAATGAAGAAAATAGATTAAACATAAGAATATCTTACGGAAACGGATATCGCGTACCGACCATAAAAGAGCGTTATTATATTTTTGACCAATCACAAGCAGGAGTGATGCTTGTGGGGAATCCCGAGTTGGAACCTGAAACTTCTACTTCATATCAAATATCTACGGAATGGATAGAAAAAAATCTCTATTCCTTAGCCATAAACTTATATTACAACGATATCAAAGACTTAATAGATTTAAAAAAAAATATATCCAGAAGCCAACTTGAAGGTTTAGATATTTACGAATATACAAATGTTAACAAAGCTTACACGAGCGGTTTTGAACTAGAATTTGGATTTAAGTTTTTAAATGATTTTAGTTTAAACGGCGGATATACTTACCTTTACTCAAAAGATAAAAACACAAAAAAACATCTTACTTCTAGACCTGAAAATCAATTAAAAGCAACTTTGGCTTACGATACGGCTAAGTTAAATATACAAGCTTCTTTGACTTATGAAGGAAAACACTATGTCGATAGCCAAAACAACAGAGTATCGCCCAAACAAACCTTGGCAGATATCAGATTTACGTACAGTTTAAACACAAGATTGAAAATATACGGCGGAATAAATAACTTTTTAGATGAACACGAAGACTCTAAAAATGTCGATGATGAAGGCTCAACCAAACCGAGATATTTTTTTATAGGCAGTTCTTATGAGTTTTAAAATATTTTTACTTTTAGCTTTATCGATAATTTTAAATGCACAAGTAATCGATAAAATCGAAGTAACTACGGGAACCAGAACAAATAAAGTTTTAAGTGAAGCTCCAATTAGAACAGAAGTCGTTACAAAAAAAGACATAGCAAACTTACATGCAAAAAATGTTAGTGAGGCTATTAAAAATATTCCCGGTTTATTAATTAAAGAGACTCACGGAAAACAAGGTCAAAGTGTTTCTATACAAGGTTATGATTCTGATAGAGTACTCATTTTAATCGACGGTGAACCCATGACCAACCCAAGTGGACAGACGGTAGATTTAACTCAACTAAACGTAAATGACGTAGAGTCTATAGAGATAATCAAAGGTGCTGCATCTGCGCTTTACGGTTCTCAAGCTATGGGTGGTGTTATAAATATAATCACTTCAAAACCAAAAAACGGTAATCATAATTCAGCCTCTCTTGAACTTGGTTCATACCTTTCAAAATCACCTGATGATATGCCTGTAGCACAGGCAAAACTATCTTCAACCTACAAAGACGACAATATAGCGGCTTCAATATATGCAGATTATAAACATGACAGCGGCGTAAAATTAAAAGATGAATTTACATATGCATTACCTGAAGCAGACAGACTTAATTTAAATGCAGAGTTACGTTTTTTAGCTCAAAACGAATTTTACGTCAAGCCCAGAATATATCTAGAAAGAACTCTTAAACCTTTTAGTTCATTTGTCCCGGGAACAGGAGAAGTAAAAAAAGAAAAAGATGAAGTTGCACAAAAATACAGACTTGGGCTAGGCGGCAGCGGTAAATTAAAAAATTCCGATAGTTGGAAAATCATGGCATTTGGAGAAAGATACTATGATACTACCGAGACAAATACACTCTCAACATCATACATAGAGAATATACGTGAAGCCGTAATAGACTTGGCTCATCTAGATTCTCAATACGATACTACGTTTTTAGATTCGCATCTGATTACTATGGGTATTACTTTAAAATATCAAGCACTTGAACAAGAAGAAATCAAAAATTCCCAAACAAATAGCATAAAAATAAATGAACTAACGGGTAACGCTTCATCTCATACTTATGAAGTTTATATACAAGATGATTGGTTTATAACAAATAATTTTGAAGTTTTACCGGGCTTTAGATACCAAAACGACAGTGATTTCGGTTCTTATTTATCTCCTAAAATCTCTTTTTTATATTCTTTTATTGATAATGATTACAATAATCTCAATATTAGGGCATCTTACGGTAACGGTTATAGAGCACCTAGTATAAAAGAGCGTTACTTTAATTTTGACCATTCACAGTATGGATATATGGTTATCGGAAATCCTAATTTAGAGCCTGAGAGTTCACACTCTTACCAGTTATCGTTTGAGTGGATTAGAAAAAAAAATTTTAACGCAAATATTAACTTTTACTATAACGATATTAAGGATTTAATAGATACTAAAAAAAATATTCAAAAAAGCATCCTTAACGGTTTGGAGATACATGAATATATAAATATAGACTCAGCATTAACATCCGGAGTAGAGATAAGCGGTGCTTTTTATTTTATGAATCATTATTCTATAAACGGTGGATATACATATCTTTACAGTGAGGATAAAAATACAAAAAAACATCTTACATCCAGACCGGAACATCAAGTAAAAACAATACTTTCTTATAACAAAAGCACTACAAATATACTACTTAGTTTTATCTATGAAAGTGATGAGTTCGTTGACAGTGAAAATAAAATAAAATCGCCGTCTTCCACTCAAATAGATATTAAAATGACCACGTACGTCACTAAACTGCTAAGCATCTACGGAGGTATTAATAATCTTTTAGATAATCATCAAAATGTTGATGACGAGCATGATTTGCGTACAAAAAGACCTAGATATATCTACGCAGGTGTTACATACAATTTCTAAGGAGAAAAAATGAAATTAAACAAAATGTATATATTAAGCACTCTTGTATCTTCAATGCTAATACTTAGTGGTTGCGGCGGCGATAGTGGTAGCTCTGCTGTAGTTATTCCAAATCAATCTACGGCAGAGACAACTTCTATGGATGCCAGTAGCGGTGCAGAAACAAAATTTAATCTATCGAGCGGTTTAGTCGATTCAACGACTTGGCACTTTGCTTACCAAAAATACTTAGGCTTTAAAACAAATGGCGGCAGCAGCGGCAATGGCAGTATTACAGCTTGTGTAGCCAAAACTTACGCTGATCTTTACGATACTAATAACAACTCGGTTCAAAGTGAGTTTGAAGCACTTAATGCAACAAATACTTTAAGTGATTTTGAGGCTGTAAGTATGGATGATTGTAATTCTAGTGCATATATCGAAGACTCTATAGATACTCAAATAGAGACAAGTACATGGCTAGATGCAAGCTACGGTCCCGGAGGTCCTGTTTTTTCTGCCAAAACAGATAGCAACAACAGTTATATAATAAGGTCTGCCGATGGAAATTCTTATGCTCGTGTAAAAGTGAAAAGCGTTGACGTAAATTTAAGTGCGGGTAGCAGAAAGCTTGTTTTATCATCTGAATTATGGAACGGTACTGCATGGACAGCTGCTCAAGATTCACCGGAACTTGATTTTTCAAGTTCAAAAGCTTATTGGGATCTTGAAACAAACGGTCTAAGCGATGCTGCAAATGAGTGGGAGTTGGCAGTAAGCGTTGCAGGGCAAGATTATCCTCTGCAAGTTAACGGCGGTGCAAGCGGAGACGGAAACGGAGGAGTCGGACTTGTTATTAACGAAGATGCAACAACCGTTACAGACCCTACAAACACTTCTGAAGTTTACACGTATTTTGCAGACAGTGCAACAGGTGCTCTATCTAGTCCAGGAAGTTATGGTCCTTTAGAGTACGGTGTAGCAGGCGGACACTTAATGTGGCCGACATTTGCCGTATATATAATTGACGACGGAGTTGATAAATATAAATTTCAAATTATCTCAAACAATGGCCAAAGCGGTGCACTTTCAAGCGGAAACTTAGTTATTAGGTATCAAAAATTAGACTAAGAAATGGGCAACGCCCATTTCTTAAAAAAGATACCCTACCATAAATATATATCTTTGTTTTTCCAAAGGTTGATAAACCGATGCATTATAATGTGTCAAAAGAGATACGCCAAAATCTACATGAATTTTTGGTTTATCAAAAGGCAACCATTGAATTTGAGGTGTTATATATCCGATTGTACCGCTAAAAGATTTAAAAGGGAAAGGATTGACAGGTTCGGGATCAGTCCCGGAATCAGTATCTGTATTGTATTTTCCGTTATACTCAATACCCAAGTTTAAACTTTTTAAAACTGCATAATTTATACCCAAGTCATAGCTAAGTTCATCCCCGAAATCATAATCATGTTTTGCATCCGGTCTATATGTGTACATAGTGTGTGCATCTATACGCATATTTGGCATAAGCATTTTTGAGAATCCAAGTTCTAGCTTATACTCGGCACTTCCCGTACCTAACTGAGTCGGCATCGGTGTTGTCATATTTGGATTACTCGGAGGACCTTTTTCAAACTTTTCATCACTTGAACCGGTAGGCAGTTTTACACCCGCACCGATTGAAATGGCATAACCCTTGTCTTTCATGCTCACTAGTTTGTATCTTCCCATTACAATAATATCGCCAAGACCTTTATTGTCGATTTTTACCGGGAATTTCATAGCTGCGTAAGTATTAGGCAGAGTCGCATCCGCACTTAATCGCTTATATGGAACTATCACTTTTAGATCCATATTCTTACTAACTCCGTAAACTAAACCAAATAAAGTAATATTCGCAGATGCATCCAAGCCCTGTTGATTATATACTTCATTTGTGCCTTTATACATAGTATCCTTATCAAAACTTATATTTTTGATAAGCATCTTAAACTTACCCTCAGGCAATACCATAGCACCGCCTTTAGAATTAACCGTAGGGATAACCTGTGCATTAATAGTTACAGATAAAACTATAAATGCATACAATAGACTTTTTTTCATTTTTTCTCCTATCATTATAATGATATTTATTATCAATAATGGGAGAATTATATGCAAGCTTTTATTAAAATAAAATTAATTATGATAATTCTTATCAGTTTAATCTAATTAGTCATAATATTTCCGACTTCGCGGTCAATCATAAACAGTCCTCGTCCGTCAAGTCCTATAATATCTATTTTGTCCAATATAGATTTAAACAGTTTTTCCTCTTCATGCTGTTCTGCTACATACCACTGTAAAAAGTTAAATGTGGAAAAATCTTTTTCGCTTAATGTCACGTCCACCAAATCATTTATCTGCTTTGTAATAAATTTTTCATGTGTATAAGTTTGTTCAAAAACATCTCTAATATTTTCTAAGTTGATTTCTGGTTTATCTATAGTTCCAAGCTCAGCCATAGCTCCCGTATCTTGAATATAGTCAAATATTTTTTGCATATGTTGCATCTCTTCTGCTGCATGGTCTTTTAAAAATTTTGCAGTACCGCTAAGACCTTTGTTGTCTGCCCATGCACTCATTTGCAAATATAAATTTGAAGAGTAAAACTCCAAGTTTATCTGTGTATTTAATTTTTTAAGTAAGTTATCACTTAACATATCCTGTCCTTTAAGTTGTGTTTTTACAACTATATATCTATATTACAAAATTCATTATTAGGTAAATAATCATTCTTAAAATATTTATAATATTAAAAACATACATACTTATGATAATGATTATCAATATAATATTAATTTAAGCTATTTTAGTTTACAATTTTGATATCAATTATCAAGAAGGAGTTAAAATGTCTGTTTTACTAATAGGCGGTGACAAGATAAACAAAATAACCCAACTGTTAAAATCTTTGGGCGTAGATAATACTATTCATTGGGATTCAAGAAGAAACTCGACGTCTCATAAAAAAATTCCCAAAGATACTGATTTGGTAATTATGCTTACCGATTTTCTAAAGCATAACTCAATGAGTTATTTTAAAAAGTATGCAAAAAAGAATGACATTCCTTATATCTGTACTCGTAGAGGAACAGCGAGTATTGAAAGTGAATTTACAAAATTCCTAAACGCTAAATCTTAACAGGAGGAAAAAATGTTTGAATACGAGAATAAACAAAGTATTAAAGAACTCAGCGGAAGACCATGCTAAGTTATATACTAATAGTTAAAAGGAGGTGTTTGAAGTTTTACAAAAAATTACCTTAAAATAATTTCATGCCATATATGAAGCAACTGATGGCAACATAGATATTTTTCATGAAGCCGGTTTTAAACCGG
The genomic region above belongs to Sulfurimonas lithotrophica and contains:
- the ftnA gene encoding non-heme ferritin → MLSDNLLKKLNTQINLEFYSSNLYLQMSAWADNKGLSGTAKFLKDHAAEEMQHMQKIFDYIQDTGAMAELGTIDKPEINLENIRDVFEQTYTHEKFITKQINDLVDVTLSEKDFSTFNFLQWYVAEQHEEEKLFKSILDKIDIIGLDGRGLFMIDREVGNIMTN
- a CDS encoding DUF2325 domain-containing protein; amino-acid sequence: MSVLLIGGDKINKITQLLKSLGVDNTIHWDSRRNSTSHKKIPKDTDLVIMLTDFLKHNSMSYFKKYAKKNDIPYICTRRGTASIESEFTKFLNAKS